TCCTTTGCTGGCGTGTCTCAGGACCTCGGAAAAGTCCCCTAGTATGATTTTTGCTTTTTTCAATGCTGCACTTACCAGACGGAGGTTTTCTTCGTCTACAATTTTCGGGTTTTTGTATCTTCCAAACGGGACGTTATGTTTGCCTTGCCTGTTCACCCTCCAAAGTCCGTTGTATCCTGTTTTGTTCAAAAACAGGAAACGGGACGCCCGCTCAACTGGGGACAAAACTTCTGGGTCGAGGCCCCTCACGCGGTAGTAGTAGTTTGCTTCGTTTCTGTGTTTCCGGGCGTCCTGCAAGAGCTCGTCTAAGTTATCTCTGACCACAAGGTAAAAATTGATAAGATCAGGGTTGTTGTCGATAAGCACGGCCCTTTCCGGGAGCAGGTGAAAGAACACCGCGCCGCCCCCAACGAAAGGTTCGTGGTAAACATTGAACCTTGCCGGGAAAAGCGGTTCAAACTGGGCGAGGAGTTGCCCCTTCCCTCCTGCCCACTTTACAGGTGGTTTTGGTTTCAAGAAAGATTTTTCTATAACAACACCCATAGAAACCGCCGCTCCTTTCTTAGTAGATTCGTTTTTTAAAGCGGATTTCCTCCCTACTCTTTCGCATTTAACTTAGCAGACGGGAACCGGACCCGCGTCCCCGGCAACTACCGGGGCCGCCCCGGCAAAGGACGGCCCCTTTACTCCGCCCCGAACATAGCGGGCGAGCTGAGCGCCCTTATTGCGCCGCTCCCGCATCAGTTCCTGCTGCTTCGCCCTGAAGCGCTCCTTAGCGCAGTCCGGGCGGTTAAAATGGTGGTTGCACCTGGTATAAAAGTGGCAGTTTTGCACCGCTTACAGGTTTCAGCCTTCACAGAAGCCGCCTCCTTCTTCATAGCGTTGCAGATTGCCCTCTAACCTTAGAAAAAAAGCGGGTTTCCGGACCGAAATTTTCTGCTCAAAATTGCCCTGCCGCAGAGAGGAAAAAAGCGGAAATCTGGAGAATAAAAGCACTTTGAGGAGGGATGCGGCATGCCAGGTCAGGAGGAATTCTTGCTGCCGCGCGAAGTGGCCGGCATCATCCGGGTCACCACCCGCACCCTGCAGAACTGGGAGCAAAAGGGCGCCCTGGTTCCCGTCCGCCTGCCCTCTGGCCGCAAG
This Bacillota bacterium DNA region includes the following protein-coding sequences:
- a CDS encoding DNA adenine methylase, which produces MGVVIEKSFLKPKPPVKWAGGKGQLLAQFEPLFPARFNVYHEPFVGGGAVFFHLLPERAVLIDNNPDLINFYLVVRDNLDELLQDARKHRNEANYYYRVRGLDPEVLSPVERASRFLFLNKTGYNGLWRVNRQGKHNVPFGRYKNPKIVDEENLRLVSAALKKAKIILGDFSEVLRHASKGDFVYFDPPYYPLSETANFTDYTAESFGLQEQERLAETFKLLDRRGCFVMLSNSDTEFVRQLYRGYDIRVVYAKRAINCRADRRGPVSELVIRNYS